In Edaphobacter paludis, a single window of DNA contains:
- a CDS encoding choice-of-anchor D domain-containing protein gives MMKTRSSLRLILCVLCTLIPATLPIPLTAQQTQQLVFTGLRATASQGQFNAVLSAPNGGVYLLVDQKDGVRLLKTDANATTVLAQAQLGAKGDIGVAMSLDPSGNVYVTGTSTSGSLTATSGAAFPSPADASTNSFIAKFDANLNPLFVTFTGSGRTAATSITATPDAVFITGSIFNANLPVTPSAFIQNPATGSTQSGFVEKFNATGTTLLYATYLSGANGNTAPAAIAANTSDNAYIAGYTTSPGYPTLNALVPEMLGTNSGFLTKLTPTGSGISFSTFIPGNGISSLALDPAAQNLLLSGTIALGQFPIATVTTPLVNTTYQSLLRIPLDGSTVLSSVLLAPGTQSFIADTSSGDTWATGNLTTPLLPIPALSTTGNSFALRVTPQNTIDQTLRFGGLPTTNPSYASAPVTLTSLTTDTTGQPIFAGAVTPTASSSLLPTQTYDLSLYNAPTAALPSNMRDAVLAPGTCTGSLCAGSAAYLTKVNPATAAPSLALSTDDSPNITLRNLGGIAATDLQLTASGFTLATNCAPTLNPGAECSISLNGSGPGSLTAQAANATTQTANLPASTTSPNPIVFSPKELDFGIQTASSPAATRIVTLTNLSQQSQTVATSTTGGSQFTEQSSDCTTNGTAKLLPSGANCHITIAFIASNDSANDGPIQSNWTIGSRSLLLTGYSQAESLNLSATEIDFGTQYTGGIRLPRYLYLSNNSAATIPHTAVTIPGPSPFTLSDRCPSQLLPHTVCQIQLSYLSPKSPSDDSITLSLDEGLIVLVNGKTLPPPGASGATVNPNLTVSPTTLNFPNAIPVTATSSTTQTVTIGNTGTLPIPLALALTGDFTQATDCTASLPGHTTCKVVITFAPSQPGTRQGLLSVTAGSGTTPAYVALSGTATPILGTNNGNVDFGNVITGEPAVQWYKITQSFPTLTAATSSPAFKALLVEDIGYGHGQPPASAFTTTATGPCTNCWLGLQFTPPTTGPQTAAVALSSSTSGNAYPLTLTGNGLPLTGLVLTPITNDFGPIPIHSASAPTLFTLTNLTNATVTIAPPAITGDFGISNAPTGGAPCSAILAPTASCFIEVAYTPTAAGSETGTLTIPTSANTVTAPLTGFGAPDPGLSLTPNTLTFNPVPGITATQQTITLKNTGTAILQIATPTVATANFTATTTCTTLSPAATCTVTITFTPGTANATDTLTIPVTSSLTGAATYTVPLTGAYTTDNSGLQIIAAEANFGPQATGTTGITRQFTINNLTAKFLTLALALPRQFVLSTPPCAALAPNASCNFSATFLPLVSGDVTGTVFAQATPTDGSATITSLGYVEGYGLGSGNLSITGNLTPTGGDGTLLNFGQVASGQLLSETLTLTNSGTAPITIRRITTEWPFLSATTCGAALAPSQTCTVTVTYSPLNQAATGTVSPLSNTDTGSLVIESDALTSPDLVDLTGTAAPILVSVPDNSAPLVAYIASESSLAFAATAVGNISAPHTVTLTNTGTRTLHITGLQTTPDFTSSSTCNTLVSGSSCTLTVNFTPQLPGTRISALEITSDASTALDFISLVGTANPSSLNFSPTSLDFGTLLVGSTTTLPLTVTNTSSAPAIFNGISVTGDYTLSGTCPAPGGALAAAAICTIDAAFTPTQSGPRIGTIKVASSLSTLPLTVQLTGVGAQSHLQANLASLDFGSIFLGTSADLTLTLSNSGNIPITNLALALTGDYVVTNPCAITTLNAGASCSITLAFTPATSGVRAGTLTVTSSDVNSPMKLPLTGTGVPNGSFTLTANGNPTSSATVKSGDPATYPLTLTPQNGFSGTIILNCTAITPGQYATCGLQPSSIAMKGAVQNTTATLNTITTANATTAQTTHPFHEGTLLCLLPTALIFFWRTRPTSARTKLCAMVLAAATLLTLSGCGSGGSINPPDASLLRTPPGTYQYQITATSTSGPKLSQTVTLNLTVQ, from the coding sequence ATGATGAAAACACGATCCTCCCTTCGCCTCATCCTCTGCGTCCTTTGCACTCTCATTCCCGCAACACTCCCAATACCCCTCACCGCCCAGCAAACTCAGCAACTCGTCTTCACCGGCCTCCGCGCCACAGCCAGTCAGGGCCAATTCAATGCCGTCCTCTCCGCGCCCAACGGCGGCGTCTACCTTTTAGTCGATCAGAAAGATGGCGTCCGCCTTCTCAAAACCGACGCCAATGCCACCACTGTTCTCGCCCAGGCACAACTAGGCGCCAAGGGCGACATCGGAGTAGCGATGTCCCTCGATCCCTCGGGCAACGTCTACGTCACCGGAACCTCTACCTCGGGCTCTCTCACCGCAACCTCTGGCGCAGCCTTCCCCAGCCCGGCCGATGCCTCCACCAACTCGTTCATCGCCAAGTTTGACGCCAACCTGAATCCTCTCTTCGTCACCTTCACCGGCAGCGGACGCACCGCCGCCACATCAATCACTGCTACCCCCGACGCCGTCTTCATCACCGGCAGCATCTTCAACGCAAATCTCCCCGTCACTCCTTCCGCCTTCATCCAAAACCCAGCCACAGGGAGCACGCAAAGCGGCTTCGTCGAAAAATTCAACGCCACCGGAACCACGCTGCTCTACGCCACCTATCTCAGCGGAGCCAACGGCAATACCGCTCCCGCGGCGATCGCAGCGAACACCTCCGACAACGCCTACATCGCCGGATACACCACCTCCCCTGGCTACCCCACCCTCAACGCCCTCGTCCCCGAGATGCTCGGCACCAACTCCGGCTTCCTCACCAAACTTACCCCCACCGGAAGCGGGATCTCCTTTTCCACCTTCATTCCCGGCAACGGCATCTCCTCCCTCGCGCTCGACCCCGCCGCCCAAAATCTCCTCCTCTCCGGCACCATCGCCCTCGGCCAATTCCCCATCGCCACCGTTACCACGCCGCTGGTCAACACCACCTACCAAAGCCTGCTGCGCATCCCGCTCGATGGCAGCACCGTCCTATCCTCCGTCCTCCTCGCCCCGGGCACGCAATCCTTCATCGCGGACACGTCGAGCGGCGACACATGGGCCACAGGAAACCTCACCACTCCACTCCTTCCCATCCCAGCCCTCTCGACCACGGGCAACAGTTTCGCCCTGCGCGTCACACCGCAAAACACTATCGATCAGACGCTACGCTTCGGCGGCCTTCCCACTACAAACCCCTCATACGCCAGCGCCCCGGTCACCCTCACCTCACTCACTACGGACACCACCGGCCAACCGATCTTCGCCGGAGCCGTAACTCCCACCGCCAGTTCGAGCCTCCTCCCCACCCAGACCTACGACCTCTCGCTCTACAACGCACCCACCGCCGCTCTCCCTTCCAACATGCGCGACGCCGTCCTTGCTCCCGGCACCTGCACCGGAAGCCTCTGTGCCGGATCAGCCGCCTACCTCACCAAAGTCAATCCCGCCACAGCAGCCCCCAGTCTTGCCCTCTCCACCGACGACTCTCCAAACATCACTCTACGCAACCTCGGCGGCATCGCCGCCACCGACCTGCAACTCACCGCCAGCGGATTCACCCTCGCCACCAACTGCGCCCCCACCCTCAACCCCGGAGCCGAGTGCAGCATATCCCTCAACGGCTCCGGCCCCGGCTCGCTCACCGCGCAAGCCGCCAACGCCACCACCCAAACTGCAAATCTCCCCGCATCAACGACCTCTCCAAACCCAATCGTCTTCTCTCCCAAAGAGCTGGACTTCGGTATCCAGACCGCCTCAAGCCCCGCCGCCACGCGCATCGTTACCCTCACCAACCTAAGCCAGCAAAGCCAAACCGTCGCGACCTCCACCACAGGCGGCTCCCAATTCACCGAGCAATCCAGCGACTGCACGACCAACGGCACAGCGAAGCTGCTCCCCTCAGGCGCAAACTGTCACATTACCATCGCCTTTATCGCCTCCAATGATTCCGCCAACGACGGCCCCATCCAGTCCAACTGGACCATCGGCTCCCGCAGCCTCCTCCTCACCGGCTACTCTCAAGCCGAATCTCTCAATCTCTCCGCCACCGAGATCGACTTTGGCACCCAATACACCGGAGGCATCCGCCTCCCGCGCTATCTCTACCTCTCCAACAACTCCGCCGCCACCATTCCGCACACCGCCGTCACCATTCCTGGCCCTTCCCCATTCACTCTCTCCGACCGCTGCCCCAGCCAACTCCTCCCCCACACCGTCTGCCAGATACAACTCAGCTACCTCTCCCCAAAATCTCCCTCCGATGACTCCATCACCCTCTCGCTCGACGAAGGCCTCATCGTCCTCGTAAACGGCAAAACCCTCCCGCCCCCCGGAGCCAGCGGAGCCACCGTCAACCCCAACCTCACCGTCTCTCCGACGACTCTCAACTTTCCCAACGCCATTCCCGTCACAGCCACGTCCAGCACCACGCAGACCGTCACCATCGGCAATACCGGAACCCTGCCCATTCCACTCGCACTCGCCCTCACCGGAGACTTTACCCAGGCCACTGATTGCACCGCCTCCCTCCCGGGCCACACCACCTGCAAGGTAGTCATCACCTTCGCCCCCTCGCAACCCGGAACCCGGCAGGGCCTGCTCTCCGTCACCGCAGGCAGCGGAACCACGCCTGCCTATGTTGCCCTCAGCGGCACAGCCACTCCCATCCTCGGCACCAATAACGGCAACGTCGACTTCGGCAACGTCATCACCGGTGAGCCCGCCGTCCAGTGGTACAAGATCACGCAATCCTTCCCCACCCTCACCGCCGCCACCTCAAGCCCCGCCTTCAAAGCCCTCCTCGTCGAAGACATCGGCTACGGCCATGGCCAGCCCCCTGCCTCCGCCTTCACCACTACGGCCACCGGCCCCTGCACCAACTGCTGGCTCGGCCTGCAATTCACTCCACCCACCACCGGCCCGCAGACCGCCGCCGTTGCCCTCTCCTCCAGCACCAGCGGCAACGCCTACCCTCTCACCCTCACCGGCAACGGCCTTCCCCTCACCGGACTCGTCCTCACTCCCATCACCAACGACTTCGGCCCCATCCCCATCCACAGTGCCAGCGCCCCCACCCTCTTCACCCTCACCAACCTCACCAACGCAACCGTCACCATCGCCCCACCCGCCATCACCGGAGACTTCGGCATCAGCAACGCCCCCACCGGAGGCGCACCCTGCAGCGCCATCCTCGCGCCTACCGCGTCCTGCTTCATCGAAGTCGCCTACACGCCTACAGCCGCAGGCTCCGAGACCGGAACCCTCACTATTCCAACCAGCGCCAACACCGTCACCGCTCCTCTCACCGGCTTCGGCGCACCCGACCCCGGCCTCTCCCTCACGCCCAACACCCTCACCTTCAACCCCGTCCCCGGCATCACGGCCACGCAGCAAACCATCACCCTCAAAAACACAGGAACCGCCATCCTCCAGATCGCCACGCCCACCGTCGCCACAGCCAATTTCACCGCCACCACCACCTGCACCACCCTCTCCCCCGCAGCCACCTGCACCGTCACCATCACCTTCACTCCCGGCACTGCCAACGCAACCGACACCCTCACCATCCCGGTCACCAGTTCACTCACCGGAGCCGCCACCTACACCGTCCCTCTCACCGGCGCCTACACTACCGACAACTCCGGGCTCCAGATCATCGCCGCCGAGGCCAACTTCGGTCCGCAGGCCACCGGAACCACCGGCATCACCCGCCAGTTCACCATCAACAATCTCACCGCCAAGTTCCTCACCCTCGCGCTCGCCCTGCCCCGCCAGTTCGTCCTCTCCACTCCACCCTGCGCCGCACTCGCACCTAACGCAAGCTGCAACTTCTCCGCCACTTTTCTTCCCCTCGTCAGCGGCGACGTCACCGGAACCGTCTTTGCCCAGGCCACCCCTACCGATGGCAGCGCGACCATCACCAGCCTGGGCTACGTCGAAGGCTACGGCCTCGGCTCCGGCAACCTCAGCATCACGGGCAATCTGACCCCCACCGGCGGCGACGGCACCCTGCTTAACTTCGGCCAGGTCGCATCCGGGCAATTACTCAGCGAGACACTCACGCTCACCAATTCCGGCACCGCCCCCATCACCATCCGTCGCATCACCACCGAGTGGCCCTTCCTCAGCGCAACGACCTGCGGCGCGGCCCTCGCTCCCAGCCAGACCTGCACCGTCACCGTCACTTACTCGCCGCTCAATCAGGCAGCCACCGGAACAGTCTCTCCTCTCTCCAACACCGACACCGGATCGCTCGTCATCGAAAGCGATGCCCTCACCAGCCCCGACCTCGTCGATCTCACTGGAACCGCCGCCCCGATTCTCGTCAGCGTCCCCGACAACAGCGCCCCGCTCGTCGCCTATATCGCCTCAGAAAGCTCCCTCGCCTTCGCCGCCACCGCCGTCGGCAATATCTCCGCTCCCCACACCGTTACCCTCACCAACACCGGAACCCGCACCCTCCACATCACTGGCCTTCAGACCACCCCCGACTTTACCTCCTCCAGCACCTGCAACACTCTCGTCTCCGGATCAAGCTGCACGCTCACCGTAAACTTCACGCCCCAACTTCCCGGCACTCGCATCAGCGCGCTCGAAATCACCTCCGACGCCAGCACCGCGCTCGATTTCATCAGCCTCGTCGGCACTGCAAACCCATCCAGCCTCAACTTCTCTCCCACTTCGCTCGACTTCGGCACCCTCCTCGTCGGCAGCACGACGACCCTTCCCCTCACAGTCACCAATACCAGTTCCGCCCCGGCAATCTTCAACGGCATCAGCGTCACCGGAGACTACACGCTAAGCGGAACCTGCCCCGCGCCCGGAGGCGCACTCGCTGCAGCCGCAATTTGTACCATCGACGCCGCCTTCACCCCCACCCAATCCGGACCGCGCATCGGAACCATCAAGGTAGCCAGCTCCCTCTCGACCCTTCCCCTCACCGTCCAGCTCACAGGCGTGGGAGCGCAGTCGCACCTTCAGGCCAACCTCGCGTCGCTCGACTTCGGAAGCATCTTTCTCGGCACCTCGGCAGACCTCACGCTCACCCTCAGCAACTCTGGCAACATCCCCATCACCAACCTCGCCCTGGCTCTCACCGGCGACTACGTCGTCACCAACCCCTGCGCCATCACCACCCTTAACGCGGGCGCCAGCTGCTCCATCACCCTCGCTTTCACGCCAGCCACTTCAGGCGTCCGCGCAGGAACCCTCACCGTCACCAGCTCCGACGTCAACTCCCCCATGAAGCTCCCTCTCACCGGCACGGGAGTTCCCAACGGCAGCTTCACCCTCACCGCCAACGGCAACCCCACCTCCAGCGCCACGGTCAAGAGCGGCGACCCCGCCACCTATCCGCTCACTCTCACTCCGCAAAACGGCTTCAGCGGCACCATCATCCTCAATTGCACCGCCATCACCCCGGGCCAATACGCAACCTGCGGGCTGCAGCCCTCCAGCATCGCCATGAAAGGAGCCGTCCAGAACACCACCGCCACCCTCAATACCATCACCACCGCCAACGCCACCACCGCGCAAACCACGCACCCCTTCCATGAAGGCACACTCCTCTGCCTCCTTCCCACCGCTCTTATCTTCTTCTGGAGAACTCGCCCCACCAGTGCCCGCACCAAACTCTGCGCCATGGTCCTCGCGGCAGCCACGCTGCTCACCCTCAGCGGCTGCGGCAGCGGAGGCAGCATCAATCCACCCGATGCATCTCTCCTCCGAACGCCCCCCGGCACCTACCAATACCAGATCACCGCCACCTCAACCAGCGGCCCCAAACTCAGCCAAACCGTCACCCTTAACTTGACCGTTCAGTAG
- a CDS encoding HAD family phosphatase, giving the protein MNPVNAVLFDFGQVLSLRPDPAVWQQMLTISGLSEADLHREYWAHRHEYDRGTYTGEAYWYKVAADSHATFTTEQVAALIAADVNLWSRLNLPMVEWAQRLQRADIRTGILSNIGDAMAEGLTAKFGWIADFDLCIWSYSLRLAKPEAAIYYCAAQGLATQPSEILFIDDKPENIEAAQSIGMQAIQYNLDQPAFEQELRRRGLDSLLNLPMEAAIS; this is encoded by the coding sequence ATGAACCCAGTGAATGCAGTCCTCTTCGACTTCGGCCAGGTCCTCTCCCTACGCCCCGACCCCGCCGTCTGGCAGCAGATGCTCACCATCAGCGGCCTCTCCGAAGCCGATCTTCACCGCGAATACTGGGCGCATCGCCATGAGTACGACCGGGGCACCTACACCGGCGAGGCCTACTGGTACAAAGTCGCCGCAGACTCCCACGCGACCTTCACGACCGAGCAGGTCGCCGCCCTCATCGCCGCCGACGTCAACCTCTGGTCCCGCCTCAACCTCCCCATGGTGGAGTGGGCACAGCGCCTGCAACGCGCCGACATTCGCACCGGCATCCTCTCCAACATCGGCGACGCCATGGCAGAAGGCCTCACCGCAAAGTTCGGCTGGATCGCCGACTTCGACCTCTGCATCTGGTCCTACTCCCTAAGGCTCGCCAAGCCCGAAGCCGCCATCTATTACTGTGCTGCCCAGGGCCTTGCTACCCAGCCCTCCGAAATTCTCTTCATCGACGACAAGCCCGAAAACATCGAAGCCGCCCAATCGATCGGCATGCAGGCCATCCAATACAATCTCGATCAGCCCGCATTTGAACAAGAGCTACGCCGCCGAGGCCTCGATTCCCTGCTCAACCTTCCAATGGAAGCTGCGATCTCATAG
- a CDS encoding pyridoxal phosphate-dependent aminotransferase yields the protein MNFRFSRRTGWDVGESGFAAAIREARAAGRRIYDLTVSNPTICGFEYDAEGWLAPLSNQEALVYDPDPKGLLLARTAVAEYYREHGAVVDPNAFVLTTSTSEGYGYLFRLICDAGDEVLVAQPSYPLFDFLADLEDVKLRPYPLFYDFGWWIDFAELERGIGPRTKAIVVVHPNNPTGHGTKAVERERLQEICARHGLALIVDEVFLDYSLHRADSEELVSFAVGPHPVLTFVLSGMSKIAGLPQMKVAWIGGFGPEAVQREAMGRLEVIADTFLSMNAPVQMALPFWLEERKGIQEQILERVRVNLARAEASGVEVLRLEAGWCAILRLPRGGEVAEELLQEWGVIVHPGSFYGIAEDGRVVISLIGPVDEFAGGMERIGGCMGRIK from the coding sequence GTGAACTTTCGATTTTCTCGGCGTACGGGATGGGATGTTGGGGAGAGCGGCTTCGCGGCGGCGATTCGTGAGGCGCGGGCTGCCGGACGCAGGATCTATGATCTAACTGTTTCAAATCCAACCATTTGCGGGTTTGAATATGATGCGGAAGGTTGGCTGGCTCCGCTAAGTAATCAAGAGGCTTTGGTTTATGACCCCGACCCGAAGGGATTGCTGTTGGCTCGGACGGCGGTGGCGGAATATTACCGAGAGCATGGAGCGGTGGTCGATCCCAATGCGTTTGTGCTGACTACAAGCACCAGCGAGGGGTATGGGTATCTGTTTCGACTGATTTGCGATGCCGGCGATGAGGTGCTGGTAGCGCAGCCGAGCTATCCACTCTTCGATTTTCTGGCTGATCTTGAGGATGTGAAGCTGAGGCCCTATCCGCTGTTTTATGACTTTGGGTGGTGGATTGATTTCGCGGAACTGGAGCGCGGGATTGGGCCTCGTACCAAGGCGATTGTGGTGGTGCATCCGAACAATCCGACAGGACATGGGACCAAGGCTGTCGAACGGGAGAGATTGCAGGAGATCTGTGCGCGGCATGGGTTGGCTTTGATTGTGGACGAGGTGTTTCTGGATTATTCGCTGCATCGGGCAGATTCGGAGGAGTTGGTCAGTTTTGCGGTGGGGCCGCATCCGGTTTTGACGTTTGTTTTGAGTGGGATGAGTAAGATCGCGGGGCTTCCGCAGATGAAGGTGGCCTGGATTGGCGGATTCGGGCCAGAGGCGGTTCAGCGGGAGGCGATGGGAAGGCTGGAGGTGATTGCCGATACGTTTCTGTCGATGAACGCGCCGGTGCAGATGGCACTCCCTTTCTGGCTGGAGGAGCGGAAGGGAATTCAGGAACAGATTCTGGAGAGGGTTCGGGTGAATCTGGCCCGCGCTGAGGCAAGTGGAGTGGAGGTGCTTCGGTTGGAGGCCGGGTGGTGCGCGATTCTGCGACTGCCGAGGGGCGGAGAGGTGGCAGAGGAGTTATTGCAGGAATGGGGGGTGATCGTGCATCCGGGGTCGTTCTATGGAATCGCGGAAGACGGTCGGGTGGTGATTAGTTTGATTGGGCCGGTGGACGAGTTTGCTGGAGGGATGGAGCGAATTGGGGGTTGTATGGGGAGAATCAAGTGA
- a CDS encoding MBL fold metallo-hydrolase, producing MIHEILIVGPLQCNCSILGDETSREAIVVDPGDNISRIVSTLEKHHLTVKQIIVTHAHIDHIAGAQRLKQLTGAPILYNQNDLPLVKMMDIQAAWLGIPTPEVAPPDASLEDGQVISISGLTGSILHTPGHTEGSVCLYLPRQSLVLAGDTLFSGSVGRTDLPGGDSRKLIQSIHNSLLTLPDEVTVIPGHGPKTSIGSERESNPFLQ from the coding sequence ATGATTCACGAAATCCTGATCGTCGGCCCGCTCCAGTGCAACTGCTCCATTCTCGGCGATGAAACCTCTCGCGAAGCCATCGTTGTCGATCCGGGCGACAATATCTCCCGGATCGTCAGCACCCTCGAAAAGCATCACCTCACGGTCAAGCAGATCATCGTCACCCACGCCCACATCGACCATATCGCCGGGGCGCAACGCCTCAAGCAACTCACCGGAGCGCCCATCCTCTACAACCAGAACGATCTGCCTCTGGTCAAGATGATGGATATCCAGGCGGCTTGGCTCGGCATTCCCACGCCGGAGGTCGCCCCACCCGACGCCAGTCTTGAAGACGGTCAGGTCATCTCTATCTCTGGACTAACCGGCTCCATCCTCCACACCCCGGGCCACACCGAGGGCAGCGTCTGCCTCTATCTCCCCAGGCAATCCCTCGTGCTCGCAGGAGATACTCTCTTCAGCGGTTCCGTAGGCCGCACCGATCTCCCCGGAGGCGACAGCCGAAAACTCATCCAATCGATTCACAACTCCCTCCTCACACTCCCCGACGAGGTCACCGTCATCCCCGGCCACGGCCCGAAGACGTCCATAGGATCCGAGCGCGAATCCAATCCGTTCCTTCAATAA
- the secG gene encoding preprotein translocase subunit SecG → MLYFVLIIHVIVSFFIVGIILLQQGSSADLAGAFGGQGSQTAFGPRGATTLLTKLTAWSAVLFMITSISLTVMLSRSSGDHSVLSGAGHPVTQTTPKK, encoded by the coding sequence ATGCTCTATTTCGTCCTTATCATTCACGTCATTGTCTCGTTCTTCATCGTCGGTATCATCCTTCTGCAGCAAGGAAGTTCCGCAGATCTCGCCGGTGCCTTCGGCGGACAGGGTTCGCAGACAGCATTCGGCCCCCGCGGCGCGACCACGCTGCTCACCAAGCTCACCGCCTGGTCCGCAGTGCTCTTCATGATTACCTCGATCTCCCTCACGGTCATGCTCTCTCGCTCCAGCGGAGACCATTCAGTCCTCTCAGGTGCAGGTCACCCGGTCACCCAGACCACTCCCAAGAAATAA
- a CDS encoding radical SAM protein yields MPESISPGDIVGISVHTGNALRGYEVGRMARARGAWVVYGGIHATLFPEESFERGEAHSVVKGDGDLIWAKVVTDCLAGKPGRIYDGGRLEGSEFIPARWDLMPRDKYMWASVQTTRGCPKHCSFCSVWRTDGQKPRQRQFQKVIDEIVALRRIGFRFIALADDNFYPVTLTDLRLAREQNNTARLEELTSIRAERFRLMEELAKLPKDMVFFTQITMEAGEDGEYLDAMRKANIKGALVGVEAVTPEGLKAVFKDFNYSGEALAKQLQTFKQHGVHVLGSFIFGLPTDKPATFDATVEMALKAGVTFAQFVMMTPFPGTVDFLRWEKEQAEHPTLVGDVPITRYWLIPIAVRPKMFTPHPSMSSEEIRERTQKVWDRFYNWSAIWQRSACTPTLRARVAFMFLSKLYRQMYAGTGISTDSARRKKSKRWARWTAGQCRKLFQAKPMPELQSPIWDLEFSSNSPRPAFLNVEHASQSGPFAMLP; encoded by the coding sequence GTGCCAGAGTCCATCTCCCCAGGCGACATCGTCGGTATCAGCGTCCACACCGGCAACGCCCTGCGTGGATACGAAGTTGGACGCATGGCCCGAGCGCGGGGCGCATGGGTCGTTTACGGCGGCATTCATGCGACACTCTTTCCCGAGGAATCCTTTGAACGCGGCGAGGCTCACTCTGTCGTCAAAGGCGACGGCGACCTCATCTGGGCCAAGGTCGTCACCGATTGTCTCGCAGGCAAGCCCGGCAGAATCTACGACGGAGGCCGTCTCGAAGGCAGCGAGTTTATTCCCGCGCGTTGGGACTTGATGCCGCGCGATAAGTATATGTGGGCCTCGGTCCAGACGACCCGCGGATGCCCAAAGCATTGCTCCTTCTGTAGCGTCTGGCGCACCGACGGACAGAAGCCGCGCCAGCGCCAGTTCCAGAAAGTCATCGACGAGATCGTCGCCCTGCGGCGCATTGGCTTTCGCTTCATCGCTCTCGCCGACGACAACTTCTACCCAGTGACCCTCACCGATCTCCGCTTAGCTCGCGAGCAGAACAACACCGCCCGCCTTGAAGAACTCACCAGCATTCGCGCAGAGCGCTTCCGCCTCATGGAAGAATTGGCCAAGCTGCCCAAGGATATGGTCTTCTTCACCCAGATCACGATGGAAGCAGGCGAAGACGGCGAGTATCTCGACGCCATGCGCAAGGCCAACATCAAGGGCGCGCTAGTCGGCGTGGAAGCCGTAACCCCCGAGGGCCTGAAAGCGGTCTTCAAGGACTTCAACTACTCTGGCGAAGCGCTGGCAAAACAGTTACAGACATTCAAACAGCACGGCGTCCATGTGCTCGGCTCATTTATCTTCGGTCTGCCAACCGACAAGCCCGCAACCTTCGACGCAACTGTGGAGATGGCCTTGAAGGCTGGCGTAACCTTCGCCCAGTTCGTCATGATGACGCCATTCCCCGGCACAGTGGACTTCCTTCGCTGGGAAAAGGAACAGGCAGAGCATCCCACGCTGGTCGGCGACGTCCCGATCACGCGCTACTGGCTCATTCCCATAGCGGTACGCCCCAAGATGTTCACGCCGCATCCATCCATGAGTTCGGAAGAAATTCGAGAGCGGACTCAAAAGGTCTGGGACCGGTTTTACAACTGGAGCGCCATCTGGCAAAGGTCCGCCTGCACACCGACCTTGCGCGCAAGAGTCGCGTTTATGTTTCTGTCGAAGCTCTACCGGCAGATGTATGCGGGCACTGGAATCTCCACCGACAGCGCACGCCGCAAGAAGTCAAAAAGGTGGGCGCGCTGGACCGCCGGACAATGCAGAAAGCTCTTTCAGGCCAAGCCCATGCCGGAGCTACAATCACCAATCTGGGATCTGGAGTTTTCATCTAACAGTCCCCGCCCCGCCTTCCTCAACGTCGAGCACGCGAGCCAGTCAGGCCCATTCGCCATGCTCCCATAG